The Bos indicus x Bos taurus breed Angus x Brahman F1 hybrid chromosome 9, Bos_hybrid_MaternalHap_v2.0, whole genome shotgun sequence genomic sequence ccttgcatctcctgcatgatcaggaggattctttaccaccgcactacctgggaagcctctctctGATCGGAGAGCACTaaggaaaagtgagagaaaaacagaggACATCCTGAGCAGTTAGAATGGCCTGAACAAACATAAGAATTTGCAAGTGCAATCAACAAGTTCAATTAAATGAAGCTAAAGAAAGGAATTAtccatgtggagaaaaggcagaCAGAGCTGAGAAGGTTGAGAAAATTCAAACAAGAACATTTTCTGAGTCACAGTGACACTCAGTTCTTCCCAGTCCATCCTCTCCTTGCCCCTCCATCAGAAGCTGACTTGCATGCTCCACACCTGTAGACACACGGTATACTGTTTGAGCTTCAACCGTGTCTTATTCGcattcctgggaaatcccagactTCACCACTGCAGACCAGTCCCCTGTCCAGGATGGGAAAAAATACCCTCTATTTCTGTCATGTCTGGTTGCTTAGGGtgaactctctgggtttccctggcAGGAACCATAATGATGGATGAGAGAAATCTGAGTGCTGGAATCACCTTCGTCCTCTTGGGCTTCTCAGAATACCCGCAGCTCCAGGTGCCCCTCTTCTTGGTTTTCTTGGCTGTCTATACTGTCTCTGTGGTGGGGAACCTGGGTATGATTGTGATCATCAGAATCAATCCCAAActtcacacccccatgtacttctttctcagacatctctcctttcttgatttttgtTACTCTTGTATAATCACACCCAAACTCTTAGAGATCTTGGTTGTGGACACAAGGACTATCTCCTACATGGGTTGCATGATGCAATTCTTCTTTGGTTGCACACTTGTGATTACGGAGATGTTCATGTTagcagtgatggcctatgactgGTTTGTGGCTGTTTGTAACCCCCTGCTCTACAAGGTTGCTATGTCTCCTAAGCTCTGCAGCCTCCTGGTCACTGGAACCTACACATGGGGTGGAATGTGTTCCTTGACAATCACACATTCTCTTTTAGAGCTGTCCTTCTGCAATTCTAACGTCATACATCCCTTTGGCTCTGAGTATTCTGCCATTGTCTCTGCCTCTTGCTCTGACTCTTACTTCAGTCAGATGACATGTTTTATCATTTCTACTCTCAATGAGGTATGTAGCCTCCTGATTATCCTCACCTCCTATATTTTCATAATCGTCAGAATCATCAAGTTGCCTTCAGCTGGTGGACTCCgaaaagccttctccacctgtgcctcccacctGACCACCATCACCATGTTCCATGGGGTCATTCTTCTTCTCTATTGTGTACCCAACTCCAGAAACTCATGGCTCTTTATCAAAGTAGCCACTGTGCTTCACACAGTAGTGATCCCCATG encodes the following:
- the LOC113898775 gene encoding olfactory receptor 5D18-like, which encodes MMDERNLSAGITFVLLGFSEYPQLQVPLFLVFLAVYTVSVVGNLGMIVIIRINPKLHTPMYFFLRHLSFLDFCYSCIITPKLLEILVVDTRTISYMGCMMQFFFGCTLVITEMFMLAVMAYDWFVAVCNPLLYKVAMSPKLCSLLVTGTYTWGGMCSLTITHSLLELSFCNSNVIHPFGSEYSAIVSASCSDSYFSQMTCFIISTLNEVCSLLIILTSYIFIIVRIIKLPSAGGLRKAFSTCASHLTTITMFHGVILLLYCVPNSRNSWLFIKVATVLHTVVIPMLNPLIYSLRNNAVKETIRKLVNTKIFSH